One region of Mangifera indica cultivar Alphonso chromosome 3, CATAS_Mindica_2.1, whole genome shotgun sequence genomic DNA includes:
- the LOC123211084 gene encoding uncharacterized protein LOC123211084 isoform X3 has translation MAVMENSPIYLDYETSDYGVQELDPQVNFSQFLEEAKQHVRDMKFKASSTFSEETSKGKLGEERKVKKSWRNSLFRWWKVEKKSKARTETANTSHISKPRKGHVSGPIYGSDSVDDMRHQRPTSGPITSFFNPIRRVENEIPYMCLDQLNDSHHVKSYGPVYLVT, from the exons ATG GCAGTCATGGAAAACTCTCCAATATACCTGGATTATGAGACAAGTGATTACGGTGTCCAAGAGCTTGATCCACAGGTTAATTTCTCACAG TTCCTGGAAGAAGCAAAACAACATGTAAGAGATATGAAGTTTAAGGCCTCATCAACATTTTCTGAAGAAACTAGTAAGGGAAAACTTGGAGAAGAGAGAAAGGTTAAAAAGTCATGGAGGAATTCTCTGTTTCGATGGTGGAAAGTGGAGAAAAAGAGCAAAGCCAGAACCGAAACTGCGAATACTTCTCACATTTCAAAGCCAAGAAAGGGTCATGTTTCTGGTCCAATATATGGAAGTGACAGTGTAGATGACATGAGGCACCAGCGTCCAACATCTGGGCCAATCACTAGCTTCTTCAACCCCATCAGGAGAGTAGAGAATGAGATACCTTATATGTGTCTTGATCAGCTTAATGACTCTCATCATGTTAAGTCTTATGGGCCTGTTTATTTGGTTACTTAA
- the LOC123211084 gene encoding uncharacterized protein LOC123211084 isoform X1 — translation MFSTFQAVMENSPIYLDYETSDYGVQELDPQVNFSQFLEEAKQHVRDMKFKASSTFSEETSKGKLGEERKVKKSWRNSLFRWWKVEKKSKARTETANTSHISKPRKGHVSGPIYGSDSVDDMRHQRPTSGPITSFFNPIRRVENEIPYMCLDQLNDSHHVKSYGPVYLVT, via the exons ATG TTTTCGACTTTTCAGGCAGTCATGGAAAACTCTCCAATATACCTGGATTATGAGACAAGTGATTACGGTGTCCAAGAGCTTGATCCACAGGTTAATTTCTCACAG TTCCTGGAAGAAGCAAAACAACATGTAAGAGATATGAAGTTTAAGGCCTCATCAACATTTTCTGAAGAAACTAGTAAGGGAAAACTTGGAGAAGAGAGAAAGGTTAAAAAGTCATGGAGGAATTCTCTGTTTCGATGGTGGAAAGTGGAGAAAAAGAGCAAAGCCAGAACCGAAACTGCGAATACTTCTCACATTTCAAAGCCAAGAAAGGGTCATGTTTCTGGTCCAATATATGGAAGTGACAGTGTAGATGACATGAGGCACCAGCGTCCAACATCTGGGCCAATCACTAGCTTCTTCAACCCCATCAGGAGAGTAGAGAATGAGATACCTTATATGTGTCTTGATCAGCTTAATGACTCTCATCATGTTAAGTCTTATGGGCCTGTTTATTTGGTTACTTAA
- the LOC123211084 gene encoding uncharacterized protein LOC123211084 isoform X4: MENSPIYLDYETSDYGVQELDPQVNFSQFLEEAKQHVRDMKFKASSTFSEETSKGKLGEERKVKKSWRNSLFRWWKVEKKSKARTETANTSHISKPRKGHVSGPIYGSDSVDDMRHQRPTSGPITSFFNPIRRVENEIPYMCLDQLNDSHHVKSYGPVYLVT; this comes from the exons ATGGAAAACTCTCCAATATACCTGGATTATGAGACAAGTGATTACGGTGTCCAAGAGCTTGATCCACAGGTTAATTTCTCACAG TTCCTGGAAGAAGCAAAACAACATGTAAGAGATATGAAGTTTAAGGCCTCATCAACATTTTCTGAAGAAACTAGTAAGGGAAAACTTGGAGAAGAGAGAAAGGTTAAAAAGTCATGGAGGAATTCTCTGTTTCGATGGTGGAAAGTGGAGAAAAAGAGCAAAGCCAGAACCGAAACTGCGAATACTTCTCACATTTCAAAGCCAAGAAAGGGTCATGTTTCTGGTCCAATATATGGAAGTGACAGTGTAGATGACATGAGGCACCAGCGTCCAACATCTGGGCCAATCACTAGCTTCTTCAACCCCATCAGGAGAGTAGAGAATGAGATACCTTATATGTGTCTTGATCAGCTTAATGACTCTCATCATGTTAAGTCTTATGGGCCTGTTTATTTGGTTACTTAA
- the LOC123210846 gene encoding RING-H2 finger protein ATL3-like, giving the protein MDGSGEHDSLIAQIMVGAIIFPFILVVFLLFLHLYAKWFWWRTQPPPAPGASRRHRRRLVFASGQDPAFTLRTGLDAAVLRSIPVVTFTPQNFEDGLECAVCLSEVVEGERARLLPKCNHGFHVECIDMWFQSHSTCPLCRNPVDLQRSISMEMAEVIDSQSPEEISVSGSSTESPNFPTNVLFWGNETQVSTGGASLEEGSSSTTASSSSSSSSSSTLSTSRRGEMLVIDIPATMSEQFLSLSPTGSPQEELKSPMTRRMRSFKRLLSRERRVSPRCGSSTNSSISSDTEQVRKG; this is encoded by the coding sequence ATGGATGGCTCTGGTGAACATGATTCTTTAATAGCCCAAATAATGGTGGGGGCaattatatttccttttattttagtagtgtttcttctttttcttcatctctacGCCAAATGGTTCTGGTGGCGCACTCAACCGCCACCCGCTCCTGGTGCTTCACGTCGCCACCGTCGTCGTTTGGTCTTTGCTTCTGGCCAAGACCCTGCTTTCACTCTGCGTACTGGCCTTGACGCTGCCGTCCTCCGCTCCATTCCTGTGGTTACTTTCACTCCACAAAACTTTGAAGATGGACTTGAATGTGCAGTCTGTTTGTCTGAGGTTGTAGAAGGAGAGAGAGCTAGGCTGCTTCCTAAATGTAACCATGGCTTTCATGTTGAGTGTATTGATATGTGGTTCCAGTCCCATTCTACTTGCCCACTTTGTAGGAACCCTGTTGATCTTCAACGCTCCATTTCCATGGAAATGGCAGAGGTGATTGATAGTCAGTCTCCAGAAGAAATTTCGGTTTCTGGGTCCTCAACAGAATCTCCAAACTTTCCTACTAATGTTTTGTTTTGGGGAAATGAAACTCAAGTTAGCACTGGTGGTGCTTCTTTAGAAGAGGGTTCTTCTTCTACTActgcttcttcatcttcatcttcttcttcttcttcaacgtTGAGTACAAGTAGGCGAGGTGAAATGTTAGTGATTGATATTCCTGCTACTATGAGCGAGCAATTTTTATCATTGTCTCCAACAGGATCTCCCCAGGAGGAGTTAAAGTCGCCCATGACAAGAAGAATGAGGTCATTCAAGAGGCTTTTGAGTAGGGAGAGGAGGGTAAGTCCCAGATGTGGTAGTAGTACTAACTCTAGTATTTCTAGTGACACTGAACAGGTTAGAAAAGGTTAG